The Mycobacterium seoulense genome has a window encoding:
- a CDS encoding tRNA (cytidine(34)-2'-O)-methyltransferase: MFKLMFYSPRIPPNTGNAIRTAAATGCELHLVEPLGFDLSEPQLRRAGLDYHDLASVTVHPSLQAAWDALSPARVFAFTAQSATSFADVGYRAGDVLLFGPEPTGLDATTLADPHITERVRIPMLAGRRSLNLSNAAAVAVYEAWRQHGYDGAV, translated from the coding sequence GTGTTCAAGCTGATGTTCTACTCCCCGCGCATCCCCCCGAATACGGGCAACGCCATCCGGACCGCGGCGGCCACCGGCTGCGAACTGCATCTGGTCGAGCCGCTGGGGTTCGACCTGTCCGAGCCGCAGCTCCGGCGGGCGGGGCTGGACTATCACGACCTGGCGTCGGTCACCGTCCACCCGTCGCTTCAGGCCGCGTGGGACGCGCTCTCGCCGGCGCGGGTGTTCGCCTTCACCGCGCAGTCGGCCACCTCGTTCGCCGACGTCGGTTACCGGGCGGGCGACGTGCTGCTGTTCGGGCCCGAGCCCACGGGCCTGGACGCCACGACGCTGGCCGATCCGCACATCACCGAGCGGGTGCGCATCCCGATGCTCGCGGGCCGCCGATCACTGAACCTGTCCAACGCCGCGGCCGTCGCGGTCTACGAGGCGTGGCGGCAACACGGCTATGACGGGGCGGTGTAG